The Emys orbicularis isolate rEmyOrb1 chromosome 14, rEmyOrb1.hap1, whole genome shotgun sequence genome includes a region encoding these proteins:
- the LOC135888620 gene encoding C-C motif chemokine 17-like, whose translation MISLRTALLAAFLLGASYQYATAISPTPVECCFNYVTGAIQLAKLVDFYWTPRECHLAAVVLETVAGREVCADPSKPWVKRAIRVLEAKRKQTSLSENHR comes from the exons ATGATCAGCCTGAGGACAGCTCTCCTGGCCGCCTTCCTCCTGGGGGCTTCTTATCAATATGCAACAG ccatatcacctACTCCCGTGGAATGTTGCTTTAATTACGTGACTGGAGCCATTCAGCTTGCTAAACTGGTGGATTTCTACTGGACCCCCCGCGAGTGTCACTTAGCAGCTGTTGT GTTGGAGACGGTTGCTGGCCGCGAGGTCTGTGCTGACCCCTCAAAGCCTTGGGTGAAGAGGGCAATCAGGGTCTTGGAGGCAAAGAGGAAACAAACCTCACTTTCTGAGAACCACAGATAA